DNA from Streptomyces sp. NBC_01476:
GGTGTCGTCCCGGAACCGTGCGTAGGCCGCGGCCAGCGCGGCATCCACCGCTTCCGCACCGGGCAGGCTGCCGGTGGAGACAGCCGCCGCCTCATGGACGGGCCCGGCCGAGTCGCCAGGATCGTGGATTACGTCGCCCATGAACGGTGGCTTCCTCTCACGGATCCCCGCAGCTCTGTCCCTGCATGAGAGAGCATTTGCCACATAGTGCCGCAAAGGATCCACCGGCGCGGGTCGGAAGCGGGCCGGGGCGCTCAGCGACGCGACGATTCCGGTGATCGAGTCGCAGCCGCCCCGCCGGTGAGCCGCACCGAGCGGGTGCGCCGCCGGTCACGCCAGGCCCGCCACAGTCGCAGCGGGTAAAGTCCGAACAGCGGAGCGTGTCGACCGAGGGAATCGATGTCCCGGCGGTCGAAAGCCCGGGCATACCGCTCCGCCGCCTCGGCGGTCGGATACCGCTTGTCCCCGGACGCACCGCACTCCCGCAGGCAGCTCCAGAGCAGGGTGCGGCCCTCGTGGGAGAAGCGGTAACGGTGGTCGAGCAGGCGGCAGCGCAGCATTCCGCAGACCATACGCGGAATGAACCGTTCCCGGCTCTTGGGCGCCGCCGGATCGCCCGAATGGACTATTCCGAAAAGAGAGCTGAGGCGACACCTGTGAGCGAGACCGCAACGCTGCGCACCATTCGCACGGACATCCCAGCCCGCCTCGACCGGCTGCCATGGTCGCGCTTCCACTGGCGGATCGTCATCGGCCTGGGCACCGTCTGGATTCTCGACGGCCTTGAGGTGACCATCGTCGGATCGGTGGCCTCCCGGATGACCCAAGAGGGCAGTGGGATCCATATGTCCTCCGCCGACATCGGTACCGCGGCCGGTATCTACGTTGCCGGTGCGTGCGTGGGTGCTTTGTTCTTCGGGCAGCTCACCGACCGGTTCGGCCGCAAGAAACTGTTCATCGTCACACTGGGGCTCTACATCGTGGCCACGCTCGCCACCGCCGTCGCTTTCGCACCCTGGTATTTCTTCCTGGTCCGGTTCTTCACCGGCGCCGGTATCGGCGGCGAATACGCGGCGATCAACTCGGCCATCGACGAACTCATCCCCGCGCGGAACCGGGGTCAGATCGACCTGACGATCAACGGCAGCTACTGGGTGGGAGCCGCGCTCGGGAGCCTGGGGTCACTCATCCTGCTCAACACCTCCTGGGTCAGTCTGCACATCGGCTGGCGGATCGCTTTCGGGATCGGCGGGATCCTGGGAGTGGGCATCATGATCGTGCGCCGCCATGTCCCCGAGAGCCCCCGATGGCTCTTCATCCACGGCCGGGAACAGGAAGCCGAGCGGATCGTGGACCGGATCGAGAACGAGGTGCGGGCCGAGACGCAGCAGGAGCTGCCGCCGCCGCAGCAGACCATCACGGTGCGGCAGCGGCGCGTGATCCCGTTCCGGGAGATCGCCCGGGGAGCCGCCCAGCGCTACCCCCGGCGGGCGCTGCTTGGCCTGGCCCTCTTCGTGGGCCAGGCCTTCCTGTACAACGCGGTGACCTTCAATCTCGGCACCATCCTCAGCGGCTTCTTCGGCGTGGACTCGGGCCAGGTGCCCTATTTCATGGTGATCTTCGCGGTCAGCAACTTCCTCGGACCGCTGCTGCTCGGCCGGCTCTTCGACACGGTCGGGCGGAAGCCCATGATCATGGCGACCTACTTCGGGTCGGCGATCGTCACCGCCGTCCTCGCGGCGCTGCTGATGAACAACAACCTGACCGACTGGTCCTTCTTCGCCCTCGTCCTGGTGACCTTCTTCATCGCCTCGGCGGGAGCCAGCTCCGCGTACCTGACGGTCAGCGAGGTCTTCCCGATGGAGAGCCGGGCGCTGTGCATCGCTCTGTTCTTCGCGGTGGGGACGGCCGTCGGCGGTATCACAGGTCCGCTGCTCTTCGGCCAGTTCATCGACAGCGGAAGCAGGAACCTCGTCGCCGTCGGCTTCCTGATCGGCGCGGGCGCCATGCTGCTGGGCGGTCTGGCGGAGATGTTCTTCGGCGTGCGCGCGGAGCAGCAGTCGCTGGAGAACATCGCCCGCCCGCTCACCGCCGAAGAGGCCGAGGCCGAGTCCGAAGGACGCGCACCCGCCCCGCAGCCGGATCTCAGCGCGCGCGGCACCCGGATCGCGGAACGCAAGGTCCGGCAGAGCCGACGGGAACGCGCCGGTGGCCGCCGCTACGCCCCCGGTGTCGGCAGTTCCTTCTACTCCCCGGGGCTGGTCGGCACCGGAGGGCAGAACAGCCGTACGGCCGCGATGGCGGACGAGGCCGAGGACCGGGAGATCGAAGAGCTGTCGGACGCGCTCCGCGCGAACGGGACGATGGGCCGAGCCGCACTCGAAAAGCTGGTGAAAGGCAAGAGCTGGGGCCCCGGCCGTTTCCGCAGAGCCCTCGGCGAAGCGGTCTTCGAGTCCCGGGCGCAGCGGACCTCCGCCGATGCGTACTCCCCACCGGAGCGCGGGAGCGATTCCTGATCGCATCGTCAAGCGGCCTGTGGAACGGGCGGCGACATTCCCCCGGACCGGGACTACAGGCCCGGCTCACCCCAAGACAGGGAAAGGAACTCACGATGGTTGACACAGGTTTCTCCTCGTTCGACGTGATGGTGGACAAGGCGAATCACGTCCTCAAGGAGATCGAGCACGCCTACGGGTGGCCCAAGGATCGCCGGAAGCAGTCTTACGCCGCCCTGCGAGCGGTGCTGCACCCGTTTCGGGACCGCTTGACGGTCGAGGAGAACGCCCAATTCGGCGCCCAGCTTCCGACGCTGCTGCGGGGCATCTACTACGACGGGTGGAAGCCCTCCGAAACACCGCTGAAGTTGAGCAGGGACGAATTCTTCGCCCGCGTCCGGGAGAACTTCCCCTATGCGATCGAAGGCGACACCGAGCAACTGGCACGCACGGTCCTCAAGGCACTGCAGCAGTACGTCAGCAGCGGAGAGTGGGATGACCTGAAGGCCGTTTTCCCCGGTTCACTGGCCGCCATCTTTCCGCAGCCCTGACGGCCCGCGGCGAACGGGACAGCCAGGCGTTCCGGCCCTGGATCGGCCGCGACTCAGCGGGGTGGGTCGAGCACGTTGCGGATGCGGGTGGCGATGTGCAGGTTGAGGCGGGTCTCGACGTCGCTGAGGTCATGGCCGGTGATCTCGCGGATGCGCTGGAGGCGGTAGCGGACGGTGCTGCGGTGGATGAGCAGCGTCTCGGAGGTTGTGTCGTAGCTGCCGCCGCTCTCCAGGTAGCGCGAGAGGGTCATCACCAGCTCGGTGTGGTGGCGGGCGTCGTAGTCCAGCAGTCGGCCCAGCCACTCACGGACGAAGCGGTCGGCCTCCCGTTCGCCGTCGCCGGTGCCCATCATGCGGTACAGGCCCAGCTCCTCGAAGCTGGTGCTGCCGTACTGGTCCTGGGAGTGGCGGCGGACGGTGAGGGCACGGACGGCCTCGTCGTAGGAGTGCGGCAGATCGGTGAGGTCGTCGCAGTGGCCGCCGACCCCGATCGCGCCGGCCCGGGTGCCGAGTTCGTCCGAGACGGCCCGGTACAGCTCGTCTCCCGGATCACGCCGGTCCTCACCGGCCACCAGGACGACCGTGGCCGCGCCGCGGGAGCCGACGAGCACGTCCCGGCGCAGCCGCCCGGCCGCCCGTGCCACCGCGTCGCCGAGGGCTGCCCCATGGGCCGTCCCGGGCCATTCCATGACGGCGACCCTGTGCTGCCGGTGCAGGTCGTGGCCGAGGACCGCTGCCTGGGTGAAGACGTCATCGGCGACCTCACCGGAGATGAGCCGGTCGACCAGCTCGCGGCGCAGTTGCGGCTCCAGCTCGGCCAGTCTGCGCTCGTGGGAGAGCAGGGGGGCCAGCACCAGTGCGGCCTGTTCGAGCGCCGAGGTGTCCGTGTCCGCCGCCCGGCGGTCCGGATCGAACAGCGCCACGGCGCCGAGCGGATCGCCGGCCATCTCGATGGGGACGACCAGCCGGTCCCGGTCCCGGACGGCGCCGGGGCGGCACCGCGCGCGGTGCATCAGGGTGTCCCGGCGCCGGCTTTCCGGTCCCGGGCGCGGTCCACTGCCGGGTCCTGTCCGGGGTTCGTCCCGGCGGGGACCGGCCCAGGCCCGCGTGTTGCCGAAGCGGTCCTCGGTGAGGGCCGCGAGTCCCGTGTGGTCGTGCAGGGCCTGCAGGATTCCCTGCTCGCCCCGGCCGGAGGCGGCGGCACGGGAGAGCGCGTCCTGGGCGGCGAGCCGCGAGGCCAGGGCGGAGACGGTCGCGCCGGGTCCTGCGGTGGGTGAGGCGCCCCCGGTCCCCCGTAGGTTCCCCGTCCCTGGCAGGTCCCCGGTCCCCGGCGTGCTCGCCGGCTCGACGCGGGCCGGCGAGCCCCGATGCCCGGTGAGGCGCGCGAGGGCGTTCCCGGTCTGCTGTGCGAGCAGATCGGTCAGGGCGGTCTCCTCGGCCGAGGGCGTGGTCAGGGACCGGACGACGAGATAGCCGAGGCACTGGTCCCGGTAGCGCAGCGCGATGGCTCGTGCCCACGGCGTGCCCGGCTCGTGCAGGTGCCGGCTGCGGCCGTCCAGGGCGTCGATCCGCCGGTCGAGCCGGTCGGCGGCCACCGCGTCGGCGACGGCCGCTTCAGCCGGGGCCTCGCCGGTGGGGTCCGCCGCCGGTTTCCCGGCCGCCGCGCTCCTCGGCCGGGCGCCGGCGGAGGCGGCCACCCGGCGCGGTGGGCAGCGCCGCGCCAGACCGTCGTGCACGGTGTAGGCCGCTTCTGCGGTGAAAGGGCCGGTGGCGGCGATCGCCGCCATGCCTCCCCACAGCACCTCGCGCTCGTCCTCGCCGTCGAGCATGACCGTCACCAGCCGTAGCAGTGCGTGCCGTGCGGCCCCCGGCTGCGGGATGGGGTGGCGGGGCCCGGCGGTCGGAAAGGGAACAGCGTCCATCGCAGGTCCATTCGCGGCTCGACAGCGGCTTCCCCCTTTTTCACGCTACGCCGCTCGGCACGGGGTCTCACCTGCGAGCCGTGCCGCGTCCCCGTCCTCGCGGGCCGGAACGGCGTCGCGGATTGGTCCTGCCGGGGCGAAGAAGCGCCCGGCTCCCCGCGCCAGGCTCGTACACGGGTGTGGTGCGCGCCGGTTCGGTATGCCCGGCAGCCCGCAGACCGGTTCCGCGTCGCGACGGAGGAGATTCACATGGCGAAGGCAGTAGGCATCGACCTCGGTACCACCAACTCGGTCATCGCGGTCTGGGAAGGTGGTGAGCCCTCCGTGGTCCCGAACAGCGAGGGCGCCAGGACCACCCCGTCGGTGGTCGCTTTTTCCGATGACGGCGAGCGGCTGGTCGGGCAGCTCGCGCGCCGGCAGTCGATCCTCAACCCCAAAGGCACCATCACCTCCGCCAAGCGGTTCATCGGACGTCGCTACGACGAGATCTCCGACGAGGCCAAGGCGGTCTCGTTCGACGTGGTCGAGGGACCCGGCGGGGTGGCCCGCTTCGAGGTGAACGGCAAGCAGTACGCGCCGGAGGAGATCAGCGCGCAGGTGCTGCGCAAGCTGGCCGACGACGCCGGGAAGTCGCTCGGCGAGAAGGTGACCGAGGCGGTCATCACCGTACCGGCGTACTTCAACGACGCTCAGCGCCAGGCCACCAAGGACGCCGGGAAGATCGCCGGCCTGGAAGTCCTGCGGATCATCAACGAGCCGACCGCCGCGGCGCTGGCCTACGGGCTGGACAAGAAGGGCCACGAGACGGTCATGGTCTTCGACCTCGGCGGCGGCACCTTCGACGTCAGCCTGCTGGACGTCGGCGACGGCGTGGTGGAGGTGCGCGCCACGGCGGGCGACTCCCACCTGGGCGGCGACGACTTCGACCGCCGGCTGGTGGACCACTTGGCGGACGGTTTCCAGAAGGCCGAGGGCATCGACCTGCGCAAGGACCCGCAGGCGTTGCAGCGCCTGTTCGAGGCGGCCGAGAAGGCGAAGACCGAGCTGAGTTCGGTCAGCCAGACCCAGGTGAGCCTGCCGTTCATCACGGCGGACGCCTCCGGGCCGAAGCATCTCACCGAGACGGTCCGCCGCTCCACCTTCGAGCAGATCACCTCGGACCTGGTGGAGCGCTGTCTCGAACCGGTCAGGACGGCGATGAGCGACGCCAAGGTCACCGACAACGACATCGACGAGGTCATCCTCGTCGGTGGCTCGACCCGCATCCCGGCCGTGCAGAACCTGGTCCGCCGGATGACCGGCGGCAAGGACCCGAACATGAGCGTCAACCCGGACGAGGTGGTGGCGCTGGGCGCCGCGATCCAGGCCGGCGTGCTCAAGGGCGAGGTCAAGGACGTCCTGCTGCTGGACGTCACCCCGCTGTCGCTGGGCGTCGAGACGGCCGGCGGCGTGATGACCAAGATCATCGAGCGGAACACCACCATCCCCGCCCGCCGGTCCGAGACCTTCTCCACAGCCGAGGACAACCAGCCGGCCGTGGACATCGTCGTGCTCCAGGGCGAACGCGAACTGGCAGCCGACAACAGGGTGCTGGGCCGCTTCCGGCTGGAGAACCTGCGGCCGGCCCGGCGCGGGGAGACCCAGATCGACGTCACTTTCGACATCGACGCCAACGGCATCCTCAAGGTCAGCGCCAAGGACCGCGACACCGGCGCCGAGCAGTCGATCACCATCAGCGAGGGCTCCAACCTCGACCCGTCCGAGGTCGAGCGGATGATCAACGAGGCCGAGAGCAACCGCACCAGCGACCTGGCCCTGCGCGAGGCCATCGACGCCCGCAACGAGCTCGACGCCGCCGCTTACCAGGTGGAGCGCCGGCTGGATGACCTCGGCGACGCCGCACCGGAGCATGAGCGCGCCCGCGCCCAACTGCTCATCGACGAGGCGCGTACCGCCGTCAAGGAGGAGGCGCCGGCGGATCGTTCCCGGAGCCTGACCTCCGAACTCCAGCAGATCTACGCGGCGCTGGCCACCCACGCCGCAGGACCGGGCGGGGCCGGGGGTGAAGCCCAGCCCGGCGCGGCGCCCGGCCAGGGGCCCGAGGGCGGCTCCCCGAACGGCGGCGACGACGTCATCGACGCCGATTTCGACAAGAGCTGAGGCGGCGCCATGTCGGATCAGGAACAGACGCGTCCCGCCGAGGACCGCTCCCCGCCCGAGCCCGAGCAGACGCCGCCCGAGCGGACACCCGCAGCGCAGACGACCCCGCAGGCACCCGGAGCCGGGGCGCAGGACGAGGCACCCGCCCGCCGCAGCCCCGAGGTGGAGGAACTGGAGGACCGGTGGCGGCGGGCCCTCGCCGACCTGGACAATCTCCGTAAGCGCTACGCCCGTGAACTTCCCCGGGAACGGGAGGCCGAGCGGGCCAGGGTGGCCGCGGCGTTCCTCCCGGTCGTCGACAACCTCGAACTGGCCCTCGCCCACGCGGGCGCCGACGACCCCGGTGCGATCGTCAGCGGAGTCCGGGCGGTACGCGACCAGGCCGTCGAGGTGCTGCGAAACCTCGGCTATCCCCGCTACGAGGAGACCGGCGTCCCCTTCCACCCCGAGCGGCACGAGGTGGTGTCCGTGGTGGACGAACCTGACACACCTTCGGGCACCGTCGTCCAGGTGCTGCGGCCCGGCTACGGCGAACCCGGTCACCAGCTGCGGCCGGCCGCGGTAGCGGTCAGCCGCAAGCAGGAGTGAGGCCGCCATGGCAGACGACTACTACGAGGTGCTGGGCGTTCCCCGCACCGCAGACGCCGCCGAGATCCAGCAGGCGTTCCGTACCCTGGCCCGCCGCTACCACCCGGACGTCAACCGCGACCCGTCCGCCGAGGAGCGCTTCAAGCAGATCAATGAGGCATACAGCGTGCTGTCCGACCCCGACACCCGGTCCCGCTACGACCGCTTCGGCCCCGACTTCCGGCAGATTCCGGAGGACTACGACGAGCGGGTCGCGGCCGGCCAGGGCTTCGGCGGCGGAGCGGGCGCGTACCGCGGCAGTCCCTTCGGAGGCGCCCGGGGCGCCGACCGGGCAGGCGCCCGGACCTGGACGGACACCGGCTTCGACACCTCCGGGGTGGATTTCGAGGATCTCTTCGGAGGCATGTTCGGCGGCCGGGCCGGAGGCGCAGGGCGGGGCGGCCCGATCCCCGGCGCGGACCAAGAGGCCGAACTCACGCTCAGCGTGGAGGAGGCGTACCGCGGCGGCCGGCGGAAGATCACCCTCGGCGGGCCCGGCGGGGAACGCAGCTACGACGTCACCATTCCGGCCGGCGTCGTCGACGGGCAGCGCATCCGGCTCGCGGGGGAGGGCGGCCGGGGCCGCGGCCCCGGCGCCGCCGGGGACCTCTATCTGGTGGTCCGTATCGCCCCCCACCCCCGCTACCGGCTCATTGGGCGCGACATCCACGTCGATCTGCCGGTCACCGCCTGGGAGGCCGCGCTGGGGGCGACCGTGCCGCTCTCCGGTCCGGGCGGGACGGTCAAGGTGCATGTGCCGCCCGGCACCTCCACCGGCCGCCGGCTGCGGCTGCGCGGCGAGGGGATGCCACACCCCAAAGGTTCCCCCGGTCACCTCTACGCCGAAATCCAGGTGATGGTGCCACCCTCGCCCAGCCCGCGCGAGCGTGAGCTGTTCGAGGAACTGGCCGCCGTCTCCTCCTTCGACCCGAGGAAGCAG
Protein-coding regions in this window:
- the dnaK gene encoding molecular chaperone DnaK, encoding MAKAVGIDLGTTNSVIAVWEGGEPSVVPNSEGARTTPSVVAFSDDGERLVGQLARRQSILNPKGTITSAKRFIGRRYDEISDEAKAVSFDVVEGPGGVARFEVNGKQYAPEEISAQVLRKLADDAGKSLGEKVTEAVITVPAYFNDAQRQATKDAGKIAGLEVLRIINEPTAAALAYGLDKKGHETVMVFDLGGGTFDVSLLDVGDGVVEVRATAGDSHLGGDDFDRRLVDHLADGFQKAEGIDLRKDPQALQRLFEAAEKAKTELSSVSQTQVSLPFITADASGPKHLTETVRRSTFEQITSDLVERCLEPVRTAMSDAKVTDNDIDEVILVGGSTRIPAVQNLVRRMTGGKDPNMSVNPDEVVALGAAIQAGVLKGEVKDVLLLDVTPLSLGVETAGGVMTKIIERNTTIPARRSETFSTAEDNQPAVDIVVLQGERELAADNRVLGRFRLENLRPARRGETQIDVTFDIDANGILKVSAKDRDTGAEQSITISEGSNLDPSEVERMINEAESNRTSDLALREAIDARNELDAAAYQVERRLDDLGDAAPEHERARAQLLIDEARTAVKEEAPADRSRSLTSELQQIYAALATHAAGPGGAGGEAQPGAAPGQGPEGGSPNGGDDVIDADFDKS
- a CDS encoding PucR family transcriptional regulator, with translation MDAVPFPTAGPRHPIPQPGAARHALLRLVTVMLDGEDEREVLWGGMAAIAATGPFTAEAAYTVHDGLARRCPPRRVAASAGARPRSAAAGKPAADPTGEAPAEAAVADAVAADRLDRRIDALDGRSRHLHEPGTPWARAIALRYRDQCLGYLVVRSLTTPSAEETALTDLLAQQTGNALARLTGHRGSPARVEPASTPGTGDLPGTGNLRGTGGASPTAGPGATVSALASRLAAQDALSRAAASGRGEQGILQALHDHTGLAALTEDRFGNTRAWAGPRRDEPRTGPGSGPRPGPESRRRDTLMHRARCRPGAVRDRDRLVVPIEMAGDPLGAVALFDPDRRAADTDTSALEQAALVLAPLLSHERRLAELEPQLRRELVDRLISGEVADDVFTQAAVLGHDLHRQHRVAVMEWPGTAHGAALGDAVARAAGRLRRDVLVGSRGAATVVLVAGEDRRDPGDELYRAVSDELGTRAGAIGVGGHCDDLTDLPHSYDEAVRALTVRRHSQDQYGSTSFEELGLYRMMGTGDGEREADRFVREWLGRLLDYDARHHTELVMTLSRYLESGGSYDTTSETLLIHRSTVRYRLQRIREITGHDLSDVETRLNLHIATRIRNVLDPPR
- a CDS encoding MFS transporter; translation: MSETATLRTIRTDIPARLDRLPWSRFHWRIVIGLGTVWILDGLEVTIVGSVASRMTQEGSGIHMSSADIGTAAGIYVAGACVGALFFGQLTDRFGRKKLFIVTLGLYIVATLATAVAFAPWYFFLVRFFTGAGIGGEYAAINSAIDELIPARNRGQIDLTINGSYWVGAALGSLGSLILLNTSWVSLHIGWRIAFGIGGILGVGIMIVRRHVPESPRWLFIHGREQEAERIVDRIENEVRAETQQELPPPQQTITVRQRRVIPFREIARGAAQRYPRRALLGLALFVGQAFLYNAVTFNLGTILSGFFGVDSGQVPYFMVIFAVSNFLGPLLLGRLFDTVGRKPMIMATYFGSAIVTAVLAALLMNNNLTDWSFFALVLVTFFIASAGASSAYLTVSEVFPMESRALCIALFFAVGTAVGGITGPLLFGQFIDSGSRNLVAVGFLIGAGAMLLGGLAEMFFGVRAEQQSLENIARPLTAEEAEAESEGRAPAPQPDLSARGTRIAERKVRQSRRERAGGRRYAPGVGSSFYSPGLVGTGGQNSRTAAMADEAEDREIEELSDALRANGTMGRAALEKLVKGKSWGPGRFRRALGEAVFESRAQRTSADAYSPPERGSDS
- a CDS encoding DUF2267 domain-containing protein → MVDTGFSSFDVMVDKANHVLKEIEHAYGWPKDRRKQSYAALRAVLHPFRDRLTVEENAQFGAQLPTLLRGIYYDGWKPSETPLKLSRDEFFARVRENFPYAIEGDTEQLARTVLKALQQYVSSGEWDDLKAVFPGSLAAIFPQP
- a CDS encoding nucleotide exchange factor GrpE codes for the protein MSDQEQTRPAEDRSPPEPEQTPPERTPAAQTTPQAPGAGAQDEAPARRSPEVEELEDRWRRALADLDNLRKRYARELPREREAERARVAAAFLPVVDNLELALAHAGADDPGAIVSGVRAVRDQAVEVLRNLGYPRYEETGVPFHPERHEVVSVVDEPDTPSGTVVQVLRPGYGEPGHQLRPAAVAVSRKQE
- a CDS encoding DnaJ C-terminal domain-containing protein; translated protein: MADDYYEVLGVPRTADAAEIQQAFRTLARRYHPDVNRDPSAEERFKQINEAYSVLSDPDTRSRYDRFGPDFRQIPEDYDERVAAGQGFGGGAGAYRGSPFGGARGADRAGARTWTDTGFDTSGVDFEDLFGGMFGGRAGGAGRGGPIPGADQEAELTLSVEEAYRGGRRKITLGGPGGERSYDVTIPAGVVDGQRIRLAGEGGRGRGPGAAGDLYLVVRIAPHPRYRLIGRDIHVDLPVTAWEAALGATVPLSGPGGTVKVHVPPGTSTGRRLRLRGEGMPHPKGSPGHLYAEIQVMVPPSPSPRERELFEELAAVSSFDPRKQT